One stretch of Flavobacterium sp. 9 DNA includes these proteins:
- a CDS encoding endonuclease/exonuclease/phosphatase family protein, with protein MKKINTIVLVVMLLLVSGSFYGQNLKIMTYNIRLDVASDGENAWPNRKDYFTSQIQFYSPDLFGVQEATPNQVTAIASALPNYDRFGIGREEGGTGEACTIYYKKGRFQLLQSNTFWLSETPEKVSRGWDAACNRVCTYGLFKDLKTKKVFWVFNLHLDHMGEVARVKGVELVLSKIAALNTKKYPAFLMGDFNSEPDTKQIAEIKKVMDDTKDVSIEKPFGPSGTFNDFEHDKPVTLLIDYIFISKNSGLKIQKHAVLSDSKDLKYPSDHLPVLIEID; from the coding sequence ATGAAAAAGATAAATACAATTGTTTTAGTAGTAATGCTGCTTTTGGTAAGCGGTTCATTTTATGGTCAAAATTTAAAAATTATGACCTACAATATTCGTTTAGATGTTGCATCAGACGGAGAAAATGCATGGCCAAATCGGAAGGATTATTTTACTTCTCAAATACAATTTTATAGTCCGGATTTATTTGGAGTTCAGGAAGCAACACCAAATCAAGTTACAGCGATAGCTTCGGCTTTGCCTAATTACGACAGATTTGGAATTGGTCGAGAAGAAGGTGGAACAGGAGAAGCGTGTACGATTTATTATAAAAAAGGACGTTTTCAATTGTTGCAATCAAACACGTTTTGGTTGTCAGAAACACCAGAAAAAGTATCAAGAGGTTGGGACGCAGCTTGCAACAGAGTTTGTACGTATGGACTTTTTAAAGATTTAAAAACGAAAAAAGTATTTTGGGTTTTTAATCTTCATTTGGATCATATGGGAGAAGTGGCGAGAGTAAAAGGAGTTGAATTGGTTCTTTCGAAAATTGCAGCATTAAATACAAAAAAATACCCTGCTTTTTTAATGGGAGATTTTAATTCAGAACCGGATACAAAACAAATTGCCGAGATAAAAAAAGTAATGGACGATACCAAAGATGTTTCGATAGAAAAACCTTTTGGACCATCAGGAACATTCAATGATTTTGAACATGATAAACCTGTAACGTTGTTAATTGATTACATTTTTATCTCAAAAAATAGCGGATTAAAAATTCAAAAACACGCAGTACTAAGTGATTCTAAAGATTTAAAATATCCCTCGGATCATTTACCTGTCTTAATAGAAATAGATTAG
- a CDS encoding glycoside hydrolase family 30 beta sandwich domain-containing protein — protein MKNINKKLQILLLLPLIAVQIKCGTSKNSVATSGKAESWITTTDETSKLQKQNDLVFNSETNSNQTILVDASQKFQTIEGFGFSLTGGSAQAILKLDKAKKEALLQELFSRKDDAIGLSYLRISIGASDLNETVFSYDDMPEGQTDLKLEHFNLGPDLKDVVPLLKEILAINPKIKIMGSPWSPPVWMKDNGSSKGGSLQPKYYQVYAEYFVKYIQAMKAQGIVIDAITPQNEPLHPGNNPSLLMLAEQQAEFIKNNLGPAFAKAKIKTKIVVYDHNCNKPEYPLTILNDPKALPFVAGSAFHLYEGDISALSKVHDAYPKKDLYFTEQYTGSGSSFESDLKWSVKNVVIGSMRNWSVNALSWGLANDEYYKPFTPGGCSTCKGALMIDQAQNIKREVGYYIIGHASKFVPEGSVRIGSNIAGNIYNVAFKTPTGKIVLIVENDGTSAESFNIKYNQKQISTTLNTGAVATYVW, from the coding sequence ATGAAAAACATCAACAAAAAACTTCAAATTTTACTTTTACTGCCTTTAATTGCAGTTCAAATAAAATGCGGAACTTCAAAAAATTCAGTTGCTACTTCTGGTAAAGCAGAATCGTGGATCACAACAACCGATGAGACATCAAAATTGCAAAAGCAAAATGATTTGGTTTTTAATTCAGAAACGAATTCAAATCAAACTATTTTGGTAGACGCTTCTCAGAAATTTCAAACTATCGAAGGCTTTGGATTTTCATTAACTGGAGGAAGTGCTCAGGCAATCTTAAAACTGGACAAAGCAAAGAAAGAAGCATTGCTTCAGGAATTGTTTTCAAGAAAAGATGATGCAATTGGGTTGAGTTATTTACGAATTAGTATTGGAGCTTCTGATTTGAATGAAACAGTTTTTTCGTATGATGATATGCCAGAAGGGCAAACAGATTTAAAACTGGAACACTTTAATCTTGGTCCGGATTTAAAAGATGTTGTGCCACTTTTAAAAGAGATTTTGGCAATAAATCCAAAGATAAAAATTATGGGTTCTCCGTGGTCGCCGCCAGTTTGGATGAAAGACAACGGAAGCTCAAAAGGCGGAAGTTTACAGCCTAAATATTATCAGGTTTATGCCGAATATTTTGTAAAATATATTCAGGCAATGAAAGCTCAGGGAATTGTAATTGATGCTATAACGCCTCAAAACGAACCTTTGCATCCTGGAAATAACCCAAGTTTATTGATGCTTGCAGAACAACAGGCAGAATTTATTAAAAACAATTTGGGTCCCGCTTTCGCGAAAGCAAAAATCAAAACCAAAATTGTAGTTTACGATCACAATTGTAATAAGCCGGAATATCCTTTGACAATATTAAATGATCCAAAAGCATTGCCATTTGTAGCAGGTTCAGCGTTTCATTTATACGAAGGAGATATCAGCGCTTTGTCTAAAGTTCACGATGCATATCCAAAAAAAGATTTGTATTTTACAGAACAATATACAGGATCAGGAAGTAGTTTTGAATCGGATTTGAAATGGAGTGTAAAAAATGTAGTAATTGGTTCGATGCGTAACTGGAGTGTAAATGCACTTTCCTGGGGATTGGCAAATGACGAATATTATAAACCATTTACGCCAGGCGGATGTTCTACTTGTAAAGGCGCATTAATGATCGATCAGGCTCAAAATATAAAAAGAGAAGTTGGTTATTACATTATTGGCCACGCTTCAAAATTTGTTCCTGAAGGATCTGTTAGAATCGGAAGTAATATTGCCGGTAATATATATAATGTTGCCTTTAAAACTCCAACAGGAAAAATCGTTTTAATTGTAGAAAACGACGGAACTTCTGCAGAATCATTCAATATCAAATACAACCAAAAACAAATTTCAACTACTTTAAACACTGGTGCAGTCGCAACTTACGTTTGGTAA
- the bglX gene encoding beta-glucosidase BglX, whose protein sequence is MKKLTTFTLLMLSLFATAQQETIDQKVNALLKKMTIEEKIGQLNQYTGDNQATGPITINPNKQSEIKQGLIGSMLNIIGTKYTRQYQELAMQSRLKIPLLFGQDVIHGYKTTFPIPLAEAASWDLAAIELAARVAATEAAASGIHWTFAPMVDISRDPRWGRVMEGAGEDTYLGSKIAYARVKGFQGNKLGDLNSVMACVKHFAAYGAGVGGRDYNSVDMSERMLFETYLPPFKAALDAGAATFMNSFNDLNGIPASGNAHLQRDILKGKWNFQGFVVSDWGSIGEMVAHGYSKDLKAAALSAITAGSDMDMESNAYRYNLAELVKEGKVSIDLIDDAVKRILRKKYELGLFDDPYRYSDEKRAEKALNNPENRKAALEVAQKSIVLLKNDNQTLPISKSVKTIAFIGPMVKEYKANMGFWSVELPEVNYDKWVVSQWDGLQNKVGKNTKLLYAKGCEVDGDNKDGFAEAVATAQQADVVILSIGERRDQSGEAKSRSNLGLPGVQEDLVKAIQATGKPVVVLINAGRPLVFNWTADNVPAIVYTWWLGTEAGNAIANVLFGDYNPSGKLPMTFPREVGQVPIYYNHFSTGRPAKDENATNYVSAYIDLKNSPKFPFGYGLSYTQFGYSDLKLSSTKIKSNETIKVSFQLSNVGKVAGEEVVQLYLKDKFGSVVRPVLELRDFQKVKLNAGETKTIEFTIDKEKLSFYNDKLEWGAEPGDFELMIGTSSADIKLRSNFELL, encoded by the coding sequence ATGAAAAAATTAACCACATTTACCTTGTTGATGTTATCGCTTTTTGCAACAGCACAACAAGAAACAATCGATCAGAAAGTAAATGCTTTATTGAAAAAGATGACTATTGAAGAAAAAATAGGTCAGCTTAATCAATACACCGGAGACAATCAGGCAACGGGACCAATTACAATAAATCCCAACAAACAATCTGAAATCAAGCAAGGTTTAATTGGTTCGATGTTAAACATCATCGGAACAAAATACACCAGACAATATCAGGAATTAGCGATGCAATCACGTTTGAAAATTCCATTGTTATTTGGTCAGGATGTTATTCACGGATACAAAACGACATTTCCAATTCCGTTGGCAGAAGCCGCAAGTTGGGATTTAGCTGCGATTGAATTAGCCGCAAGAGTTGCTGCTACAGAAGCTGCAGCAAGCGGAATTCACTGGACATTTGCGCCAATGGTAGATATTAGCCGTGATCCGCGTTGGGGACGAGTTATGGAAGGTGCAGGAGAAGATACTTACTTAGGTTCTAAAATTGCTTATGCGAGAGTAAAAGGTTTTCAAGGAAATAAATTGGGCGATTTAAACTCAGTTATGGCATGCGTAAAACACTTTGCAGCTTATGGCGCAGGAGTTGGCGGAAGAGATTATAATTCAGTAGATATGAGCGAACGTATGTTGTTCGAAACGTATTTACCTCCATTTAAAGCAGCTCTTGATGCTGGTGCAGCAACTTTCATGAACTCATTCAATGATTTAAACGGAATTCCTGCTTCAGGAAATGCACACTTGCAACGTGATATTTTAAAAGGAAAATGGAACTTTCAGGGATTCGTAGTTTCTGATTGGGGTTCTATTGGAGAAATGGTTGCTCACGGATATTCAAAAGATCTTAAAGCAGCAGCACTTTCTGCAATTACAGCCGGAAGTGATATGGATATGGAAAGTAATGCTTACAGATATAATTTGGCAGAATTGGTTAAAGAAGGTAAAGTTTCTATCGACTTAATTGACGATGCTGTAAAACGTATTCTTCGTAAGAAATATGAATTAGGATTATTTGATGATCCATACAGATATTCAGATGAAAAAAGAGCTGAAAAAGCTTTAAATAATCCTGAAAATAGAAAAGCAGCACTTGAAGTAGCGCAAAAAAGTATTGTTTTATTAAAGAATGACAATCAGACTTTGCCAATTTCTAAAAGTGTAAAAACAATTGCATTTATTGGACCAATGGTAAAAGAATACAAAGCCAATATGGGATTTTGGTCAGTAGAATTACCGGAAGTTAATTATGATAAATGGGTAGTTTCGCAATGGGATGGTTTGCAAAATAAAGTTGGAAAAAACACCAAATTGCTTTACGCGAAAGGTTGTGAAGTAGACGGAGATAACAAAGATGGTTTTGCAGAAGCAGTTGCAACGGCACAACAAGCAGATGTTGTTATTTTAAGTATTGGTGAAAGACGCGATCAAAGTGGTGAAGCAAAAAGCCGCAGTAATCTTGGTTTACCGGGCGTTCAGGAAGATTTAGTAAAAGCGATTCAGGCAACAGGAAAACCAGTTGTAGTTTTGATAAATGCCGGAAGACCTCTTGTTTTTAACTGGACAGCAGACAATGTTCCTGCAATTGTATATACTTGGTGGTTAGGAACTGAGGCTGGAAATGCTATTGCAAATGTTTTATTTGGAGATTATAATCCTTCTGGAAAATTGCCAATGACATTTCCAAGAGAAGTTGGACAAGTGCCAATTTATTACAATCATTTCAGTACCGGAAGACCAGCAAAAGATGAAAACGCAACGAATTATGTTTCGGCATATATTGATTTAAAAAACTCACCTAAATTTCCTTTTGGATACGGTTTGAGTTATACACAATTTGGTTATTCTGATTTGAAATTATCTTCGACTAAAATAAAAAGCAATGAAACAATTAAAGTTTCTTTCCAATTATCAAACGTTGGAAAAGTTGCCGGAGAAGAAGTAGTGCAATTGTACTTAAAAGATAAATTTGGATCTGTAGTAAGACCAGTTTTAGAATTAAGAGATTTCCAAAAAGTAAAATTAAATGCAGGAGAAACTAAAACGATCGAATTTACAATTGACAAAGAGAAACTTTCTTTCTATAATGATAAATTAGAATGGGGAGCTGAACCAGGAGATTTTGAATTAATGATTGGAACTTCGTCAGCAGATATTAAGTTAAGATCAAATTTTGAATTACTATAA
- a CDS encoding DUF3857 domain-containing protein — protein MEQAIQSENYKIQKPENWASDINDAQLIEYIKESEFSQKQADEGRDYCYFLDKIYYTNDNENSEYACMAYTLNEPANLERASVVDVVLEENETYVIHRISVLRDGVLVDKIPDTKIKTLDSENQSSGGVLSSNKKVNITIKDLRLYDILIMEDSRIKVFTERDFLRKEFSKYVWVGPDTYWAYGKYKFTFKNDRERTIAYKKTFFRDEDGNVLGPEISYLKKGEKYVIEEENYINFVDSNREVSSYIDFATDTNWSELSNYISPIYDTIFEKSSLPEFAPDLVDKLDKIDNKDEQLQFAIEYVQNHINYIYNADEMNGHKPQEPAVTYENKQGDCKAKSVLLKVILDYIGVDSSMALVNFNVDFYMKYYLPSLLTFNHVIVKINYNSQSYFTDVTLRDEFGLIENRGFIFFMHYLEVKPNLELQINQPHRFPYYAVDEKSEVIVENNIGKLKLTTIYKGNRANNMRRYFKKTNKREIIDSWNNFLFYTLNYNNDRNGTDLRHIFKDAAIEIISDDKKLNEFKIEYKTTIENPYYTDEKKNRFLMYFDPNITKNNARDFMHKDITFWHNFDSERYEIKLLTDQKIDTTEKYTIQESTISNPYFDYSSRKKITKNGGTIWIDFKPLINLEIPEKDFEDFRNAHHEVADSNSGIGIDIIEEGILNKIKFNFKKHFN, from the coding sequence ATGGAACAAGCCATTCAATCAGAAAATTATAAAATTCAAAAGCCGGAAAATTGGGCAAGCGATATTAATGATGCGCAACTTATTGAATATATCAAAGAATCTGAATTCTCTCAAAAACAAGCAGATGAAGGACGCGATTATTGCTACTTTTTAGATAAAATATATTATACAAATGACAATGAAAATAGCGAATATGCTTGTATGGCCTACACGCTAAATGAACCTGCAAATTTAGAAAGAGCTTCTGTGGTCGATGTTGTTCTGGAAGAAAATGAAACCTATGTTATACACAGAATCAGCGTTTTAAGAGATGGTGTTCTTGTGGATAAAATTCCTGACACTAAAATCAAAACTTTGGACAGCGAAAACCAAAGCAGCGGCGGTGTTCTTAGCAGCAATAAAAAAGTAAATATCACCATAAAAGATCTTCGTCTTTATGACATTTTGATTATGGAGGATTCCAGAATTAAAGTTTTTACGGAGCGTGATTTTTTACGCAAAGAGTTTTCTAAATATGTTTGGGTAGGTCCCGATACTTATTGGGCTTATGGAAAATATAAGTTTACTTTCAAAAATGATCGCGAAAGAACAATTGCCTATAAAAAAACCTTTTTTAGGGATGAAGACGGAAATGTTCTTGGACCGGAAATTAGTTATTTGAAAAAAGGAGAGAAATATGTAATCGAAGAAGAAAACTATATCAATTTTGTAGACTCAAATAGAGAAGTTTCTTCATATATTGATTTTGCAACGGATACAAATTGGAGCGAATTATCAAATTATATCTCCCCAATTTATGATACTATTTTTGAGAAATCTTCTCTTCCCGAATTTGCGCCGGATTTAGTTGATAAACTAGACAAAATCGACAACAAAGATGAGCAACTGCAATTTGCGATAGAATATGTGCAAAATCATATTAATTATATCTACAATGCAGATGAAATGAATGGTCATAAACCTCAGGAACCTGCAGTTACTTATGAAAACAAACAAGGAGATTGCAAGGCAAAATCTGTTTTATTGAAGGTTATTCTGGATTATATTGGTGTTGATTCTTCTATGGCTTTGGTGAATTTCAATGTTGATTTCTATATGAAATATTATTTGCCTTCGTTACTGACTTTTAACCATGTAATTGTAAAAATAAATTACAACAGCCAAAGTTATTTTACGGATGTAACGCTTCGTGATGAATTTGGATTAATTGAAAATCGTGGCTTTATCTTTTTTATGCATTATCTGGAAGTGAAACCAAATCTGGAATTGCAAATTAATCAACCACATCGTTTTCCTTATTATGCTGTTGATGAAAAATCAGAAGTTATTGTAGAAAATAATATTGGGAAGCTAAAGTTAACGACAATTTACAAAGGAAATCGCGCGAATAATATGCGTAGATATTTCAAGAAAACGAACAAAAGAGAAATTATCGACAGCTGGAATAATTTCCTTTTTTATACGCTAAACTACAATAACGACAGAAACGGAACTGACCTTAGACATATATTTAAGGATGCTGCAATTGAAATTATAAGCGATGATAAAAAATTAAACGAATTTAAAATTGAGTACAAAACCACAATTGAAAATCCGTATTATACTGATGAAAAAAAGAATCGTTTTTTAATGTATTTCGATCCTAATATTACTAAAAACAATGCAAGAGATTTTATGCACAAAGACATCACTTTCTGGCATAATTTTGACAGCGAAAGATATGAAATCAAACTTTTGACGGATCAAAAAATTGATACGACCGAAAAATATACGATTCAGGAAAGTACGATCAGCAATCCTTATTTTGATTATAGCAGCCGTAAAAAGATTACCAAAAACGGAGGAACGATTTGGATAGACTTTAAGCCTTTAATTAACTTAGAAATTCCGGAGAAGGATTTTGAAGATTTCAGAAATGCACATCACGAAGTGGCTGATAGCAATTCTGGAATTGGAATTGATATTATAGAAGAGGGTATTTTGAATAAAATAAAATTCAATTTCAAAAAACACTTTAATTAA
- a CDS encoding NUDIX domain-containing protein: MAPFYKNELNCSTNPNWKVVFNKKQMLKDIIENNQNYQPGLSIDCVIFGFHDNQLKVLLIKIPHRDTWSLPGGFIPIDQDIDTAAVTVLNERTGVEGIFLRQFATFGKIKRNDQHFGKEVLEYLKIEEEKGKWLTQRFVTIGYYALVDFLKTIPRSANKEQIIEWIDHKEVPELILDHKEILDKALDTLRIELNLMPVGYNLLPEKFTIPELQKLYETILDRKLDRRNFLRKITNIGILTKLDEKKSNVAHKAPNLYSFDKDKYEEVLKNGLNQGW, encoded by the coding sequence ATGGCTCCGTTTTATAAAAATGAATTAAATTGCAGTACCAATCCAAACTGGAAAGTTGTATTTAATAAAAAGCAGATGTTAAAAGACATTATAGAAAATAATCAAAATTATCAACCCGGACTTTCAATAGATTGTGTGATTTTTGGTTTTCATGATAATCAACTTAAGGTTTTATTAATCAAAATTCCGCATCGAGATACATGGTCATTGCCTGGCGGATTCATTCCAATTGATCAGGATATAGATACAGCCGCGGTGACTGTTTTGAATGAAAGAACTGGAGTTGAAGGAATATTTTTGAGACAATTTGCGACTTTTGGAAAAATAAAAAGAAACGACCAGCACTTTGGAAAAGAAGTTTTAGAATACTTAAAAATCGAAGAAGAAAAAGGGAAGTGGCTCACACAACGTTTTGTGACAATTGGTTATTATGCTTTGGTTGATTTTTTAAAAACAATTCCGAGATCTGCTAACAAAGAACAAATTATAGAATGGATTGATCATAAAGAAGTGCCGGAACTTATTTTGGATCACAAAGAAATTCTCGATAAAGCATTAGATACCTTGAGGATTGAGCTCAATTTAATGCCAGTTGGTTATAATTTATTACCGGAGAAATTTACGATTCCGGAACTTCAGAAATTGTATGAAACAATTCTGGATCGAAAACTTGACAGAAGAAATTTTCTAAGAAAAATAACCAACATTGGGATTCTGACCAAACTCGACGAAAAGAAAAGTAACGTAGCACATAAAGCGCCGAATTTATATTCGTTTGATAAAGACAAATACGAAGAAGTCCTTAAAAACGGATTAAATCAAGGTTGGTAA
- a CDS encoding MmcQ/YjbR family DNA-binding protein encodes MVSIETFRKLALAFENATEEPHFEKTSFRVNKKIFATFDEKNNRAVLKFNEIDQSVFCASSEMIFYPIPNKWGKQGWTIVELSKVRPEMFEDALKLSYQNVTSKKK; translated from the coding sequence ATGGTCTCAATTGAAACATTTAGAAAATTAGCTTTAGCGTTTGAAAATGCAACCGAAGAACCACATTTCGAGAAGACCTCATTTCGTGTCAACAAGAAAATATTTGCCACTTTTGATGAAAAGAACAATCGGGCAGTTTTAAAATTTAACGAAATCGATCAATCTGTTTTTTGTGCGTCAAGCGAAATGATTTTTTATCCAATTCCTAATAAATGGGGCAAACAAGGCTGGACAATTGTAGAACTTTCAAAAGTAAGACCAGAAATGTTTGAAGATGCTTTAAAGCTTTCTTATCAAAATGTTACCTCAAAAAAGAAGTAG
- a CDS encoding AraC family transcriptional regulator: MKEKEIISKTLYDLYSDLGLPVDLIHQDSGFTIHNLIDIPFELPYQSPVFRPNYFSFVFVKRGSGQYTIDGNTFEILPGSIYFTNPSNYRTFRWNTIEEIYLITFDETFLKENLHHDIFNEFSFLLTETIQPKKMEVEAFAEMERLYLQIHKEYHENSIYKYRIIGNLFIVILLKIKEHFWKDYDPIYEGNRSSQIVKTFKQNIENHYRDLINHKTERIFRVNDYAELQSLHPNYLSNVIKTKTGKNIMTWLSEKTIAEAKSLLQNSEMSIKEIAFLLGFTESAHFSNYFKKNTQTTPANYKKEHKKA; the protein is encoded by the coding sequence ATGAAAGAAAAAGAAATCATATCAAAAACATTGTATGATTTATATAGTGATTTAGGACTTCCTGTAGATTTGATTCATCAGGATTCAGGATTTACGATTCATAATTTGATCGATATTCCATTTGAATTGCCTTATCAATCGCCTGTTTTTCGACCTAATTATTTTTCTTTTGTTTTTGTAAAAAGGGGTTCCGGCCAATATACTATCGATGGGAATACTTTTGAAATCCTTCCAGGTTCTATTTATTTTACAAACCCAAGCAATTACAGAACTTTTAGATGGAATACGATCGAAGAAATCTACTTAATTACCTTTGATGAAACTTTTTTGAAAGAGAATTTACATCATGATATCTTCAATGAATTTTCTTTTTTATTGACCGAAACGATTCAGCCTAAAAAAATGGAAGTGGAGGCTTTCGCCGAAATGGAACGTTTGTATCTTCAGATTCATAAAGAATATCACGAAAATTCAATTTATAAATATAGAATTATTGGGAACTTATTTATTGTCATTCTTCTAAAAATAAAAGAGCATTTCTGGAAAGATTATGATCCGATATACGAAGGAAACCGAAGTTCTCAAATCGTAAAAACCTTCAAACAAAATATAGAAAACCATTATCGAGATTTAATAAATCATAAAACCGAAAGAATCTTTCGTGTAAACGATTATGCTGAACTCCAAAGTCTGCATCCTAATTATTTGAGTAATGTAATCAAAACCAAAACCGGAAAAAACATCATGACCTGGTTATCTGAGAAAACCATTGCCGAAGCCAAATCACTTCTTCAGAATTCGGAAATGAGTATCAAAGAAATTGCCTTTCTTTTAGGTTTTACAGAATCAGCTCATTTTAGCAATTACTTTAAAAAAAACACCCAAACGACACCTGCGAATTACAAAAAAGAGCACAAAAAAGCATAA
- a CDS encoding SDR family oxidoreductase: METLNGKVVLVTGASRGIGATIANQISEAGAKVIVNYSGNKEAADKVVEQIIAKGGEAIAVQADVSKTDEVKNLFDIAIAHFGKIDVLVNNAGIMITKLIKDTTDEDFTRQFDINVKGTFNTMREAATRLENNGSIINFSTSVNRIMLPSYATYVATKAAVEQLTRVFSKEVGSKGINVNSVSPGPTNTELFTTGKPQEVIDRLASLSAFNRLGEPDDIAKIVVFLASDNAKWITAQNIGVNGGMA, encoded by the coding sequence ATGGAAACTTTAAACGGAAAAGTAGTATTAGTTACAGGAGCTTCAAGAGGAATTGGAGCTACAATTGCCAATCAAATTTCAGAGGCTGGAGCCAAAGTAATCGTAAACTATTCAGGCAATAAAGAGGCTGCTGATAAAGTGGTTGAACAAATTATTGCAAAAGGCGGAGAAGCAATTGCAGTTCAGGCTGACGTAAGCAAAACAGACGAAGTAAAAAACTTGTTTGATATTGCAATCGCCCATTTTGGTAAAATAGATGTATTGGTAAATAATGCCGGAATCATGATTACCAAACTCATCAAAGACACTACCGACGAGGATTTTACCAGACAATTTGATATCAACGTAAAAGGAACTTTCAACACAATGCGCGAGGCTGCAACTCGTTTGGAAAACAACGGAAGTATTATCAATTTCTCCACTTCTGTAAATCGTATTATGTTGCCATCTTACGCCACTTATGTAGCTACCAAAGCTGCTGTAGAACAATTAACCCGAGTATTTTCTAAAGAAGTAGGAAGCAAAGGAATCAATGTAAACTCAGTTTCTCCAGGCCCAACCAACACCGAATTATTTACAACAGGAAAACCTCAGGAAGTTATAGATCGTTTGGCTTCACTTTCTGCCTTCAATCGTTTAGGCGAGCCAGATGATATTGCAAAAATAGTAGTTTTTTTGGCGAGTGATAATGCCAAATGGATTACAGCACAAAACATTGGTGTAAACGGAGGTATGGCGTAA
- a CDS encoding SDR family oxidoreductase produces the protein MKNLKNKVALITGSARGLGKAIAERYAALGADIVINYSRDKASADEVLSNVLAMGVKAIAVKADVSKVADLEYLFGEAKKTFGKIDIVVANAGIEMVEVPVTEFTEEQFDKVFSINTKGTYFTLQQAAKHVENNGRIIYIASSTTSFPVPGMAVYGGSKTTPRYLVDILSKEIGHKGITVNSIIPFAVDHSGIFAEADSYPELRKQLLDSCPMQRLAEVEDVANVAEFFASDLSSFVNGQHLLVNGGATN, from the coding sequence ATGAAAAATTTAAAAAATAAAGTAGCCCTTATTACAGGATCAGCAAGAGGATTAGGAAAAGCAATTGCAGAACGTTATGCCGCTTTAGGAGCAGATATCGTTATTAATTATTCAAGAGACAAGGCTTCAGCCGATGAAGTTTTGAGCAACGTTCTGGCGATGGGCGTAAAAGCAATTGCTGTAAAAGCCGATGTAAGCAAAGTAGCCGATTTAGAATATTTATTTGGCGAAGCTAAAAAAACATTCGGAAAAATAGATATTGTTGTGGCAAATGCCGGAATAGAAATGGTCGAAGTTCCCGTAACCGAATTTACCGAAGAACAATTCGATAAAGTATTTTCGATCAATACAAAAGGAACGTATTTCACGTTGCAACAAGCTGCAAAACATGTTGAAAATAACGGCAGAATTATCTACATCGCTTCAAGTACAACTTCTTTTCCGGTTCCGGGAATGGCAGTTTATGGCGGAAGTAAAACAACACCGAGATATTTGGTAGATATATTGTCTAAAGAAATTGGACATAAAGGTATCACGGTGAATTCTATTATTCCGTTTGCTGTAGATCATTCCGGGATTTTTGCAGAAGCAGATAGTTATCCGGAACTAAGAAAACAATTGTTAGACAGTTGTCCAATGCAACGTTTGGCAGAAGTTGAAGACGTTGCCAATGTAGCCGAATTTTTTGCCAGCGATTTATCTTCTTTCGTTAACGGACAACATTTATTGGTAAATGGGGGAGCAACAAACTAA
- a CDS encoding alpha-ketoglutarate-dependent dioxygenase AlkB yields MDLFNPHTDETTNLLPKDGTVNYYGKLFSREDSNRYLDVLLNTIEWKNDEAIIFGKLILTKRKVAWYGDSGFEYTYSNTTKKALPWTKELLELKTIIEQETGETFNSCLLNLYHSGEEGMAWHSDAEKDLKKNGAIGSVSFGAERKFAFKNKETKETVSLILEHGSLLVMKGTTQTHWLHRLPPTKTTSKPRVNLTFRTIVE; encoded by the coding sequence ATGGACTTATTTAATCCGCATACAGACGAAACGACCAATTTACTTCCTAAAGATGGAACTGTAAATTACTATGGAAAACTATTTTCCCGAGAAGATTCTAATCGTTATCTGGATGTGCTTTTGAATACCATCGAATGGAAAAATGACGAAGCTATTATCTTCGGGAAATTGATTCTTACGAAACGAAAAGTAGCTTGGTATGGAGATTCTGGTTTTGAATATACGTATTCGAATACTACAAAAAAAGCACTTCCATGGACGAAGGAACTTCTGGAATTAAAAACTATTATTGAACAAGAAACAGGCGAAACTTTCAATTCTTGTTTATTGAATTTATATCATTCCGGCGAGGAAGGAATGGCGTGGCACAGCGATGCTGAGAAAGATTTAAAGAAAAACGGTGCGATTGGTTCTGTAAGTTTTGGTGCTGAAAGAAAGTTTGCATTCAAAAATAAAGAAACAAAAGAAACCGTTTCATTAATCCTGGAACATGGTAGTTTATTGGTAATGAAAGGTACAACACAAACGCATTGGCTACATCGTTTACCGCCAACCAAAACAACATCAAAACCGAGAGTAAATTTGACATTTAGAACAATTGTGGAATAA